One region of Miscanthus floridulus cultivar M001 chromosome 19, ASM1932011v1, whole genome shotgun sequence genomic DNA includes:
- the LOC136525692 gene encoding uncharacterized protein: MAVPTYTCLKLKMLDPCEVITIGTSFQRAYECEVESYKLALATLAFEELAAITKDIAEGAPDAKRVARSFEPTKNVKEVLVDLDHSIDRTVRIGTALSPK; this comes from the coding sequence atggccgtcccaaCCTACACCtgcctcaagctcaagatgttggacCCATGcgaggtcatcaccattggcacttcTTTCCAGagggcctatgagtgcgaggtcgagagcTACAAGCTCGCTTTGGCAACCCTCGCTTTCGAGGAGCTCGCTGCCATCACAAAGGACATCGCTGAAGGAGCGCCCGATGCAAAGCGAGTGGCTAGATCCTTTGAGCCTACGAAGAATGTCAAGGAGGTCCTCGTCGACCTCGACCACTCCATCGATAGAACGGTGCGCATCGGCACCGCCCTCTCCCCTAAGTAG
- the LOC136527316 gene encoding probable galactinol--sucrose galactosyltransferase 6: MSAMALRLRLSSSCSRAVASSSSSKSIPSSLPRRIYTLPSRPLLLASSLRASPPCPLPPPPTTPARCSFTTLAAAKGSSATSSSVSPTQQQSRSTREEGEMTVASSVKLAGGTLSVCGRTVLSGVPDAVVASSAAAGGAVDGVFIGADFAEPAARHVVSLGDLRGVRFMACFRFKLWWMAQRMGEKGGDVPHETQFLLVESKGAAGDEAAAAYVVFLPLVEGAFRASLQGGAGDALELCVESGDADTRAASFERALFVGAAESDPFAAISGAVAAAKSALRTFRVRAEKKLPGIVDYFGWCTWDAFYQDVTQEGVEAGLRSLIAGGAPPKFVIIDDGWQSVTTDKSATDTDEPAGEDKPPLLSRLTGIKENSKFQKVDDPAAGIKTVVRVAKEEYGLKYVYVWHAITGYWGGVRPGEPGTEHYRSSMQFPKVSPGVMENEPGMKTDVLTVQGLGLVHPRAVYRFYDELHAYLAAAGVDGVKVDVQCILETLGAGHGGRVQLTRQYHQALDASIAKNFPENGIIACMSHNTDALYCSKQTAVVRASDDFYPRDPVSHTIHIASVAYNSVFLGEFMLPDWDMFHSLHQAGDYHGSARAISGGPVYVSDAPGKHNFELLKKIVLPDGSILRPRLPGRPTKECLFTDPARDGVSLLKIWNMNKFTGVLGVYNCQGAAWSSVEKKNTFHHTGTEALTCGVKSSDVHLISEAATDPEWNGDCAMYQHADGDLVVLPCGAALPVSLKVLEHDILTVSPIKDLAPGFRFAPIGLVDMFNSGGAVEGLTYHLLGGAKLLDGGNGSASGSEAVGLVCMEVKGCGRFGAYSSVRPRKCMLGSAQLEFSYDSSSGLVVLRLEKMPKERVHKIVIEL, from the exons ATGTCAGCTATGGCGCTGAGGCTGAGGCTGAGCTCCAGCTGCAGCAGGGCCGTCGCGTCCTCGTCATCTTCCAAATCCATCCCATCTTCTCTGCCGCGCCGTATATATACCCTCCCTTCCCGCCCGCTGCTCCTCGCATCCTCGCTGCGCGCCTCGCCTCCGTGTCCGCTCCCTCCTCCTCCCACCACCCCGGCTCG GTGTTCGTTTACGACTCTCGCGGCGGCCAAGGGGTCGTCGGCGACGTCGAGCAGCGTCTCGCCGACACAGCAGCAGTCCCGGAGCACGAGAGAGGAAGGCGAGATGACGGTCGCCTCGTCCGTCAAGCTCGCCGGCGGCACGCTGTCGGTATGCGGGCGGACGGTGCTGTCCGGGGTGCCGGACGCAGTGGTGgcctcgtcggcggcggcggggggagCGGTCGACGGGGTCTTCATCGGCGCCGACTTCGCCGAGCCGGCCGCCCGGCACGTCGTCTCCCTCGGCGACCTGAG GGGTGTGCGGTTCATGGCGTGCTTCCGGTTCAAGCTCTGGTGGATGGCGCAGCGGATGGGGGAGAAAGGCGGCGACGTCCCGCACGAGACCCAGTTCCTGCTCGTCGAGTCCAAGGGCGCCGCCGGCGACGAGGCTGCGGCGGCGTACGTCGTGTTCCTGCCCCTCGTGGAGGGCGCGTTCCGTGCCAGCCTCCAGGGCGGCGCCGGCGACGCGCTGGAGCTCTGCGTCGAGAGCGGGGACGCCGACACGCGCGCCGCGTCCTTCGAGCGCGCGCTCTTCGTGGGCGCCGCGGAGTCCGACCCCTTTGCGGCCATCTCCGGCGCCGTCGCTGCCGCCAAGTCCGCGCTCAGGACGTTCCGGGTCCGCGCCGAGAAGAAGCTCCCGGGCATCGTCGACTACTTCGGCTGGTGCACCTGGGACGCCTTCTACCAGGACGTCACCCAGGAGGGCGTCGAGGCCGGGCTCCGCAGCCTCATCGCCGGCGGCGCGCCGCCCAAGTTCGTCATCATCGACGACGGCTGGCAGTCCGTCACCACCGACAAGTCCGCCACCGACACCGACGAACCTGCCGGAGAGGACAAGCCGCCCCTCCTGTCTCGTCTCACCGGCATCAAGGAGAACAGCAAGTTCCAGAAAGTGGACGACCCGGCCGCCGGCATCAAGACGGTGGTGCGCGTGGCGAAGGAGGAGTACGGGCTCAAGTACGTCTACGTCTGGCACGCGATCACCGGCTACTGGGGCGGCGTCCGTCCCGGCGAGCCCGGGACGGAGCACTACCGCTCCAGCATGCAGTTCCCCAAGGTCTCGCCGGGTGTCATGGAGAACGAGCCCGGCATGAAGACCGACGTGCTCACCGTGCAGGGGCTCGGCCTCGTGCACCCGCGCGCCGTGTACCGCTTCTACGACGAGCTCCACGCGTacctcgccgccgccggagtCGACGGCGTCAAGGTGGACGTGCAGTGCATCCTGGAGACGCTCGGCGCCGGCCACGGCGGCCGCGTGCAGCTCACCAGGCAGTACCACCAGGCGCTCGACGCCTCCATCGCCAAGAACTTCCCGGAGAACGGCATCATCGCCTGCATGAGCCACAACACCGACGCCCTCTACTG CTCCAAGCAGACGGCGGTGGTGAGGGCGTCAGATGATTTCTACCCGAGGGACCCCGTGTCGCACACGATCCATATCGCCTCGGTGGCGTACAACAGCGTGTTCCTCGGCGAGTTCATGCTCCCGGACTGGGACATGTTCCACTCGCTCCACCAGGCCGGCGACTACCATGGCTCGGCCCGCGCTATCAGCGGAGGCCCCGTCTACGTCAG TGATGCACCCGGGAAGCACAACTTCGAGCTGCTCAAGAAGATCGTCTTGCCCGACGGCTCCATTCTCCGCCCGCGTCTGCCAGGCCGGCCGACCAAGGAGTGCCTGTTCACCGACCCGGCACGCGACGGCGTCAG CCTGCTCAAGATATGGAACATGAACAAGTTCACCGGCGTGCTCGGCGTGTACAACTGCCAGGGCGCGGCGTGGAGCTCCGTGGAGAAGAAGAACACCTTCCACCATACCGGCACCGAGGCCCTGACTTGCGGCGTCAAGAGCAGCGACGTCCACCTCATCTCCGAGGCTGCGACGGACCCCGAATGGAACGGCGACTGCGCCATGTACCAACATGCCGATGGCGACCTCGTCGTCCTCCCGTGCGGTGCGGCGTTGCCCGTCTCTCTCAAGGTCCTGGAACATGACATCCTCACCGTGTCACCGATCAAG GACTTGGCACCTGGTTTCAGGTTCGCCCCGATCGGGCTGGTCGACATGTTCAATAGCGGCGGGGCGGTGGAAGGCCTGACCTACCACCTCCTCGGCGGCGCAAAGCTGCTCGACGGCGGTAATGGTTCCGCTTCGGGCTCCGAGGCTGTCGGATTGGTGTGCATGGAGGTGAAGGGCTGTGGAAGGTTCGGTGCCTACTCTTCAGTCAGGCCAAGGAAGTGCATGCTGGGTTCAGCTCAGCTGGAGTTCTCCTATGATTCTTCCTCAGGGCTGGTGGTTCTTCGGCTGGAGAAGATGCCCAAGGAGAGGGTTCACAAGATTGTTATCGAGTTGTAG